The Musa acuminata AAA Group cultivar baxijiao chromosome BXJ3-6, Cavendish_Baxijiao_AAA, whole genome shotgun sequence region AGATATATTGTTTGCATATAACTCCCTGCAAGATCATCCTCTTTCATCAGCAAGCATTCTTGGTAAAGCCACTGATTCTTCAAATAAGTAATAAAGTTACTTCGAGGTAGGCTACAACATTCTCTTTATAGACAAAAGTTATTTGGATCAATCTTGAGGTTTTCTGCCAATCTCAGTATTTGGAGAGAAGTTTCTTACAGGTATTGAAGCTGTGTCAATCTTCCcagctctggaataagacctccaGAGAGTCCTGCATTACCCAAATCCCTGTCGATGAAGTAAACTTGCTATCAGATATAAAGCAATGAGATAAGAAATCTGGATTTCTTGGAAATAGAAATTATGAACAATTAGGGGATAGGAAGAAAAATTACACTCGTATGACAGAGTTTTCATTGTTGCAGGTGATGTGAAACCAGGTGCATGGATTGACAAGGGTTGGATCCCAGCTCTGGAGGACATTGTTAGGATCCTTCCATGCCTTCTTCTGAGAATAGAGGATATCACCTGTCCAAATACATGTATTATGCAAGACATGCTAATccaacaagaaaaagaacaattGAATTCTCTGAGGAATAAAATGGTCTGCAAACAAACTTAGATGATGATTGATTGCCAACTAAATTTAGCTTTCACTTCTTAATCGACAATCCTTTAGGCTTTCATAACAAAAGATTTGTATGCTTCACAAAATTCTGTGATAATAACAAACCATATTACTATCATGAAATCTTTGGTAAGTTTTCTCTCCACTGAATTGGTGAAAGCAGAAGTTTGATTGGACCTTTACACATGCTGAACTATGATTAAGTAGTACAGATTTGATATATAATTTGCGCATCATACCTTCTATGTTGCATTTCACCACTGTTGCACTTGCAAGTCCAAGCAAAAGAAGAGCTATATGCTGAATCTTCATGGTAGCAGATTAATTGATGTTGGGGTTCCAAGTTGcagtatcaatttcctcctcctaTCTTCTTTCTCCAGGAGGCACAGTGCATGAACGCAGTTTCTGCTCACTTCTATAGATCTTTTGGTCAAAGATCTTAGTTCAGACTTCTTCCTTCAGCCATTAGGTTGGTCCATATTCTTATGCTGAATGGAAGTTATGACTTCTTCCTTCAACCATCTGGAAGACGTTTATGGCATGCTATTGAACAGTAATCCCTTCTGTTCTAAATCCAATCCAGATACATGGCGATGAATCACTATCATGTGAAGTTAAGTCAAACACATGTGGTCATCACTGTTTAGCTGATCTGGTCAACATTAAAATGTTGCAACCAGAGAAATACATACAAGTCCTTTCTAAGAACACTGGGAACATCCAGTTGCTTATTAAACACCAATACCGGAGTTTCAACTTGGCTTTGATTAATTAATTTAGTAAAATAGCAAATGTAATGAGGCTGATCCTAGTTTTAAGCTACTACATGAATTAAATGAAGTGCCTTAATTTCTTTAGAAGATTTGGCAACCATAAAGAAAGTTCCCTGCCCAAAGAACTTATTGTCAACCTTTCTAGATCAAGGAGCATAATTTAATCATAAGTACTCATATGGCAGAAATTAATTACCCAAAACATGGAAGATATATTGACAATTAAAATTTTACGTGGTTCAGAaatttccctttctttttctttttacatggTTCATACATGATATATGCATAGATTTGAGCTTGATTTAACAAACAGAGTTTTCAGAGGTGGAATGATCTTGTCTGTCACTTACGATCTGAAATGGAACTCTAATTCTTGGATTCCATCTTAATCTTGTGGTGCCAAAAGAAATTCCTTACAAGT contains the following coding sequences:
- the LOC135639731 gene encoding disease resistance protein BAK6-like; the protein is MKIQHIALLLLGLASATVVKCNIEGDILYSQKKAWKDPNNVLQSWDPTLVNPCTWFHITCNNENSVIRVDLGNAGLSGGLIPELGRLTQLQYLELYANNISGPIPAQLGKLTKLVSLDLYHNQLSGPIPSSLANIKSLKYLRLNGNGLSGIIPKKVLDLVLTGNLTEMNVSDNELFGTIRTSKKRVTTITQDAKISS